In Leptospira brenneri, the following are encoded in one genomic region:
- a CDS encoding ATP-dependent 6-phosphofructokinase yields MNENDTKVEQFGPCTIPNPAGYDYWTEDNSVVLFQTIFSGPEDAKKTVETSPVFFEQAGPKEKIYFRPEEVTAGIVTCGGLCPGINDVIRALVMELHYRYKVPRILGFPFGYEGLVKKFGHRPVELTPDKVAHIMNFGGSILGSSRGNQNIGDMVDTLFLYGVKMLFCIGGDGTLRGAEAIQEEVRKRKEDIAIVGIPKTIDNDINYVQKTFGFSTAFSKAVEAVNCAHEEANGAPNGIGLVKLMGRHSGFIAVNSALASKNVNFVLIPELDFDLEGEGAFLPVLKERVQKRGHAVVILAEGAGQKFFEDKGEKDQSGNKKLADIGIFIKDKITEYFKKEGVTLNLKYIDPSYIIRSVPANAEDSVFCGFLAQNAVHAAFAGRTGCVVGIWNNVFTVMPISLAIAERKVLRPERSTLWRALLASTGQPNVMKAKG; encoded by the coding sequence ATGAATGAAAATGATACCAAGGTTGAACAATTTGGTCCTTGTACCATCCCAAACCCAGCAGGGTATGACTACTGGACGGAAGACAATTCCGTCGTTCTTTTCCAAACGATATTTTCCGGTCCCGAAGACGCTAAAAAAACCGTAGAAACTAGCCCCGTATTCTTTGAACAAGCTGGCCCGAAAGAAAAGATCTACTTTCGCCCCGAAGAAGTCACGGCGGGAATCGTCACTTGCGGGGGACTTTGCCCAGGAATCAATGACGTGATCCGTGCTCTGGTGATGGAGCTACATTACCGGTACAAAGTGCCCCGAATTTTGGGATTTCCTTTTGGGTATGAAGGTTTAGTGAAAAAATTCGGTCATCGGCCTGTGGAACTCACCCCGGATAAAGTGGCCCATATCATGAACTTCGGTGGTTCCATTTTAGGATCTTCTCGAGGGAACCAAAACATTGGAGATATGGTGGATACACTCTTTCTCTATGGGGTGAAGATGTTATTTTGTATTGGGGGTGATGGAACCCTTCGCGGTGCCGAGGCTATCCAAGAAGAAGTTCGCAAACGGAAAGAAGACATCGCCATTGTTGGGATCCCTAAAACCATTGATAATGATATTAACTATGTCCAAAAAACTTTTGGATTCTCGACTGCTTTTAGTAAGGCGGTCGAAGCAGTGAATTGTGCTCATGAAGAAGCAAATGGTGCACCCAATGGAATTGGTCTTGTGAAATTAATGGGAAGGCATTCTGGTTTCATTGCTGTGAACTCAGCATTAGCTTCCAAAAACGTAAACTTTGTCCTCATTCCAGAACTTGATTTTGATTTAGAAGGAGAGGGGGCTTTTCTTCCTGTCCTCAAAGAACGAGTACAAAAAAGAGGGCACGCTGTTGTGATTTTGGCAGAAGGTGCAGGTCAAAAGTTTTTTGAAGACAAAGGGGAAAAAGACCAGTCGGGTAACAAGAAGTTGGCGGACATTGGTATCTTTATCAAAGATAAAATTACGGAATACTTCAAAAAAGAAGGGGTCACACTGAATTTAAAATACATTGATCCCAGTTATATCATTCGGTCCGTTCCTGCCAATGCCGAAGACTCTGTGTTCTGTGGTTTTCTTGCTCAGAATGCAGTACACGCTGCTTTTGCGGGTCGGACAGGCTGTGTGGTAGGGATTTGGAACAATGTTTTTACGGTGATGCCAATCTCACTTGCCATTGCGGAAAGGAAGGTGTTACGTCCAGAAAGGAGTACTTTGTGGCGGGCTCTCCTTGCGTCCACCGGACAACCCAATGTGATGAAGGCGAAGGGCTGA